Proteins encoded by one window of Corynebacterium amycolatum:
- a CDS encoding alpha/beta hydrolase, whose product MIGSLSAAGKTVLASRRGQGRTFSKVVALSLAAGVVLSGQVPAQAAPRIGQLPDITARESTIDYQNSETVDKIGGGLVDVMGGVNRVISGGESGHITEPFAPEAGQLRKEFGAMGSHPVAATREAMPCDGVVYTIYNRVLRDLHGLHGTTGCYDVLPESANASPVGAQLIYPADIDSMESAPLMVLSPGIGTEPGMYDAQARLYASHGYVVALGYNFTNWFAPQMVLAASVAAAANEDESTPLAGKIDFSRTMLVGHSAGGGSAIFLNNRMDKAFQAAGIDMVTRGLVAITPGPSDAGLISTPPEIPSLVAIAEHEDIVPFDADRRGYRDAEGPAWEAVVTGSYHGTYLDDPSKNVLGSLVLSFSEYVLGGTSRAKAVYEGANYGLATDSELKDVQRKGV is encoded by the coding sequence ATGATTGGTTCACTAAGTGCCGCCGGAAAGACCGTGTTGGCATCCCGCCGAGGGCAGGGGCGTACGTTCTCGAAGGTGGTTGCTCTCTCGCTCGCAGCTGGTGTAGTTCTCAGCGGACAGGTGCCAGCGCAGGCGGCACCGCGCATTGGTCAGCTACCGGACATCACTGCACGCGAAAGCACTATTGACTACCAGAACTCGGAAACCGTGGACAAAATTGGCGGTGGTCTGGTGGATGTCATGGGTGGCGTGAACCGTGTCATCTCCGGTGGCGAAAGTGGCCATATCACCGAGCCGTTCGCCCCAGAGGCGGGGCAGCTGCGCAAGGAGTTCGGAGCGATGGGCTCCCATCCAGTTGCCGCAACCCGCGAAGCAATGCCATGTGATGGTGTCGTCTACACCATCTATAACCGCGTACTGCGGGACCTCCACGGTCTCCACGGCACCACCGGCTGTTATGACGTACTGCCAGAATCGGCCAACGCCTCCCCAGTTGGCGCGCAGCTTATCTACCCGGCGGATATTGACTCCATGGAGTCTGCGCCACTGATGGTTCTCAGCCCTGGCATTGGTACTGAGCCGGGTATGTACGACGCGCAAGCGCGACTCTATGCAAGCCACGGATACGTCGTGGCTCTTGGCTACAACTTCACCAACTGGTTCGCGCCACAGATGGTGCTGGCAGCTTCGGTTGCCGCAGCGGCCAATGAGGACGAGTCCACACCACTTGCAGGCAAGATCGATTTCTCCCGCACGATGTTGGTCGGGCACTCTGCGGGTGGTGGCTCCGCAATCTTCCTGAACAACAGGATGGATAAAGCCTTCCAGGCTGCGGGTATCGATATGGTCACCCGCGGTCTGGTCGCCATCACCCCAGGGCCTTCCGACGCTGGACTAATCTCCACACCGCCGGAGATTCCAAGCCTGGTGGCCATTGCGGAGCACGAGGACATCGTTCCTTTTGATGCGGATCGACGTGGTTACCGCGATGCTGAAGGGCCCGCCTGGGAAGCGGTAGTCACCGGTTCCTACCACGGCACCTACCTGGATGATCCGTCTAAGAATGTGCTTGGCTCGCTGGTGCTGTCCTTTAGTGAGTATGTGCTCGGCGGAACGAGTCGAGCAAAGGCCGTCTATGAGGGTGCTAACTACGGCCTGGCTACTGACTCCGAGCTCAAGGACGTTCAGCGCAAGGGCGTTTAG
- a CDS encoding GNAT family N-acetyltransferase has product MIERASFSDLSATDAYAISALRTDVFYLEQSCEEPEMDWRDLEDTAEHYFIRDDNDSRKIIAYLRVIDTLDEYSSSYPRTIGRVVVDAASRGRGLSSKLLQQVIADHPDTGLILHAQTQAKAVYAKAGFHEVGETFMEAGIEHITMVRDAARGEA; this is encoded by the coding sequence ATGATTGAGAGAGCTTCTTTTTCCGACCTCAGTGCGACCGATGCGTATGCCATCTCGGCGCTGCGTACCGACGTGTTCTATCTTGAGCAGTCCTGTGAGGAGCCGGAAATGGATTGGCGCGACCTGGAAGATACCGCAGAGCACTATTTCATCCGCGACGACAACGACTCCCGCAAGATTATCGCGTACTTGCGTGTAATTGACACGCTCGATGAGTACTCGTCGAGCTACCCGCGCACCATCGGCCGAGTTGTCGTCGATGCTGCGAGCCGGGGTAGGGGGTTGTCCTCGAAACTGCTGCAGCAGGTCATCGCTGACCACCCGGATACGGGGCTGATTCTTCATGCCCAGACGCAGGCGAAGGCTGTGTACGCAAAAGCCGGCTTCCATGAGGTCGGGGAGACCTTCATGGAAGCCGGCATTGAGCACATCACCATGGTTCGTGATGCAGCCCGTGGCGAAGCCTAG
- a CDS encoding TetR/AcrR family transcriptional regulator, with amino-acid sequence MRTSKRTAILDTIVEIIETNGFSEVTYENVATQCGMSKSGLIYHFPSREDMIRSVHEHMAQLWEEELIEAAGGPAEEVSPANRLRANLQVSLETATRAELLMSIDSAAEPELREIWTRLLRRWNPPVE; translated from the coding sequence ATGCGCACGAGTAAGCGCACTGCCATTCTCGACACAATCGTTGAGATTATCGAGACAAACGGCTTTTCCGAGGTCACCTACGAAAATGTCGCAACTCAATGCGGAATGAGTAAATCAGGGTTGATTTACCACTTCCCCTCCCGCGAAGACATGATTCGCAGCGTCCATGAGCACATGGCGCAGTTATGGGAAGAGGAGCTTATCGAAGCCGCGGGTGGGCCTGCGGAGGAGGTATCCCCCGCCAACCGCCTACGCGCAAACCTCCAGGTCTCGCTGGAGACAGCAACAAGGGCCGAGCTACTCATGTCCATCGACTCTGCCGCCGAACCGGAGCTGCGCGAGATCTGGACGCGCCTTTTGCGCCGGTGGAATCCGCCGGTAGAATAG
- a CDS encoding Re/Si-specific NAD(P)(+) transhydrogenase subunit alpha, translating into MRIGIPLEPDPQQTIVAATPETVGKLVKLGYEVAVQADAGLAAKFTNADYESAGATIVDESVWHSDIVVTLDTPPEQFRALLNDGAMLISRLAPGRNEELVEELAHCNITALAMDAVPRISRAQSMDVLSSMANIGGYRAVVEAASAYGRLFTGQVTAAGKMPPATVYVIGAGVGGLAAIGTANSMGAIVKATDLRPEAGEQVESMGAEFIPIPAATEKSEDGYAKEMTNDQAAAAAKLYSEQSAQADIVITTANIPGRRSPLLLTAADVAAMKPGSVIVDMAAAGGGNCEVTVPGKTIVTDNGVTIIGYTDLAGRLPAQASSLYGQNIFNLFKLITPEKDGSPVLNLEDEIIRGITVTKARPQNGAGATGAEILWPPPPIKVAVTPAAPLQEQQAQQAALEENAPEKVSFMGSGLGSKIALGLTALLAIVVMLSAPHSVSANFMVLTLAIVLGFYVISAVTPRLHTPLMSETNAISGIVLVGAILQVGSSNLLVSGLAFAAIVVSSINIFGGFAVTDRMLGMFVKEEA; encoded by the coding sequence ATGAGAATCGGCATCCCTTTAGAACCCGATCCCCAGCAAACAATTGTGGCTGCGACCCCGGAAACCGTCGGCAAACTCGTCAAGCTTGGCTACGAGGTCGCCGTGCAGGCTGACGCCGGCCTGGCTGCAAAGTTCACCAACGCGGACTACGAATCCGCCGGTGCCACCATTGTCGACGAGTCTGTCTGGCACAGCGATATCGTCGTAACGCTCGACACTCCGCCGGAGCAGTTCCGTGCACTGCTTAACGACGGTGCCATGCTGATTAGCCGACTTGCACCAGGCCGTAACGAAGAGCTGGTCGAAGAGCTCGCGCACTGCAACATCACTGCCCTTGCTATGGATGCAGTTCCCCGCATTTCCCGGGCACAGTCGATGGACGTGCTGTCGTCGATGGCCAACATCGGCGGCTACCGCGCAGTAGTCGAAGCGGCTTCTGCATATGGTCGCCTTTTCACTGGTCAGGTGACTGCCGCAGGCAAGATGCCACCAGCTACCGTTTACGTCATCGGCGCTGGTGTCGGCGGACTTGCCGCAATCGGTACCGCCAACTCTATGGGCGCGATTGTCAAGGCAACAGACCTGCGCCCTGAAGCCGGTGAACAGGTCGAATCGATGGGTGCAGAGTTCATCCCGATTCCGGCTGCCACTGAGAAGTCCGAAGATGGCTATGCCAAGGAAATGACCAATGATCAGGCTGCCGCTGCCGCGAAGCTCTACTCCGAGCAGTCCGCGCAAGCTGACATTGTCATCACCACCGCGAATATCCCGGGCCGCCGCTCTCCGCTGCTGCTGACTGCTGCCGATGTTGCAGCTATGAAGCCAGGCAGCGTCATCGTCGACATGGCTGCCGCCGGTGGCGGTAACTGCGAGGTGACCGTTCCAGGCAAGACTATTGTCACTGACAACGGGGTGACCATCATCGGTTACACCGACCTTGCAGGACGTCTGCCCGCACAGGCATCGTCGCTGTACGGCCAGAACATTTTCAACCTGTTCAAGCTGATTACGCCAGAAAAGGATGGCTCTCCAGTTCTCAATCTCGAGGACGAGATTATCCGTGGCATCACGGTGACAAAGGCTCGCCCACAGAATGGTGCCGGCGCTACCGGAGCTGAGATTCTCTGGCCACCACCGCCAATCAAGGTCGCTGTCACCCCTGCTGCCCCGCTGCAGGAACAGCAGGCTCAGCAGGCTGCATTAGAAGAGAATGCGCCGGAGAAGGTTTCTTTCATGGGATCGGGCCTGGGCTCGAAGATTGCTCTGGGTCTGACGGCACTGCTGGCAATTGTGGTTATGCTCAGCGCGCCGCACAGCGTGAGCGCCAACTTCATGGTTCTCACCTTGGCTATCGTGCTTGGCTTCTACGTGATCTCCGCGGTTACGCCACGCCTGCACACACCGCTGATGTCTGAGACCAACGCGATTTCCGGCATTGTTCTGGTGGGTGCGATTCTCCAGGTGGGAAGCTCCAACCTGCTGGTTTCCGGTCTCGCGTTCGCGGCCATCGTGGTCAGCTCCATCAATATCTTCGGCGGTTTCGCCGTCACCGACCGCATGCTTGGCATGTTCGTGAAAGAGGAGGCATAA
- a CDS encoding NAD(P)(+) transhydrogenase (Re/Si-specific) subunit beta translates to MASIDTASLLDWTYRLSNVGYIVAAVLFLSALSGLSKPETARRGNAFGIAGMAVAVVIAIFQALVTADTKPDTHFSPLITLILIAVAIGIGGVIGITRARSVAMTGMPQLIALFNGLVGLGAIFIGFNSYIFAEDVDTDALKFHFGEVYIGVFIGAVTFTGSIVAGLKLSEKIKGSPLLLPGRNALNIAILVVTLVLLAVFIATGTEGGAIAWACMVAVTALGLFLGWHLVIAIGGGDMPVVVSIMNSYSGWAAAFTGLMLGNPLLIITGALVGSSGAYLSYIMCEAMNRSFANVILGGFGSEASSASAVEGSHTEVNHEDTAEILRNADKILIAPGYGMAVAQAQYAVADLVRNLRADGKEVVFGIHPVAGRLPGHMNVLLAEAKVPYDIVLELDEVNDDFADVDVTLVIGANDTVNPMAEQPGSPIAGMPVLKVWESERVIVLKRSMGSGYSGVQNPLFFNENTDMLIGDAKASIDSLNRILADSKVTA, encoded by the coding sequence ATGGCTAGCATTGATACTGCTTCGCTTCTGGACTGGACCTACCGCCTGTCCAACGTCGGCTACATTGTCGCCGCTGTCCTGTTCCTCTCTGCCCTCTCGGGCCTGTCTAAGCCGGAGACCGCTCGCCGCGGAAACGCCTTCGGTATTGCCGGCATGGCTGTCGCCGTTGTCATTGCCATCTTTCAGGCACTCGTCACCGCTGACACCAAGCCGGATACTCACTTCTCCCCGCTGATTACCCTGATTCTCATCGCTGTCGCTATCGGCATCGGTGGTGTCATCGGTATCACCCGCGCACGCAGCGTTGCCATGACTGGTATGCCGCAGCTGATTGCACTGTTCAACGGTCTGGTTGGACTCGGCGCTATCTTCATCGGCTTCAACTCGTACATCTTCGCCGAAGATGTTGACACCGATGCCCTGAAGTTCCACTTCGGCGAGGTCTACATTGGCGTCTTCATCGGCGCTGTGACCTTCACTGGTTCCATCGTCGCTGGCCTGAAGCTGTCTGAGAAGATCAAGGGCTCGCCGCTGCTACTGCCGGGCCGCAATGCTCTGAACATTGCCATTCTGGTGGTCACTCTGGTTCTCCTGGCTGTCTTCATCGCAACCGGCACCGAGGGCGGCGCCATCGCATGGGCATGCATGGTTGCTGTGACTGCTTTGGGCCTGTTTTTGGGCTGGCACTTGGTCATCGCCATCGGTGGCGGCGACATGCCGGTTGTCGTGTCCATCATGAACTCGTACTCCGGTTGGGCCGCTGCTTTCACCGGCCTCATGCTTGGCAACCCGCTGCTCATCATCACCGGTGCGCTGGTTGGTTCCTCCGGCGCCTACCTGTCGTACATCATGTGTGAGGCCATGAACCGCTCCTTTGCAAACGTTATTCTGGGTGGCTTTGGCTCCGAGGCTTCGTCGGCAAGCGCTGTGGAAGGCTCCCACACTGAGGTCAACCACGAGGACACTGCAGAAATCCTGCGCAACGCGGACAAGATTCTCATTGCTCCGGGCTACGGTATGGCTGTGGCACAGGCTCAGTACGCCGTCGCCGATCTGGTACGCAATTTGCGTGCCGACGGTAAGGAAGTGGTCTTCGGTATCCACCCAGTCGCTGGCCGCCTGCCGGGTCACATGAACGTGCTGTTGGCAGAGGCCAAGGTTCCCTACGACATCGTGCTGGAGCTGGACGAGGTCAACGATGACTTCGCTGATGTGGATGTCACCCTGGTCATCGGTGCAAATGACACCGTCAACCCGATGGCAGAGCAGCCGGGCTCCCCGATTGCGGGTATGCCGGTACTGAAGGTGTGGGAATCTGAGCGCGTGATTGTTCTCAAGCGGTCGATGGGTTCGGGCTACTCGGGCGTGCAGAACCCGCTGTTCTTCAACGAAAACACCGACATGCTTATCGGCGATGCGAAGGCGAGCATCGACTCCCTGAATCGCATCCTGGCGGATTCGAAGGTCACCGCTTAA